In the genome of Conger conger chromosome 8, fConCon1.1, whole genome shotgun sequence, one region contains:
- the LOC133134817 gene encoding periphilin-1-like isoform X1: MTYRRDRSIRAAYDEQFHPEREIPYTRVANMGERRGEFNRPEEDYHRDFDYDGPRYYPNGGPRNYHGDEHRGYHDNSQFGNVRRNGPPSRREEGYHYYRGAREDVQGGRPEFRPSARAGPSGSARAQGFGPGPRSLAAVVPEAADDSLMQAILNLDRGDEREQFRRKGSFPPQRDRSPLRRDVPPSPHSRSGSSVSNRSFSPEKKGLSLPKLHKSGKERAPGQPVTSSRDGSPQSSVSVSKVSVEKPSRPVEPPLPDPPLPEPQREKAGETQERPSEESETPALFEEIPGLEGDQEELPPSKDDAAKALDTLQERRSKAIAAKAREIEQVFRQDCETFGMVVKMLVAKDPALEGQLQTPLRENLGEIQQRCLEDLRHFISELDEVLQPERSG; the protein is encoded by the exons a tgaCGTACAGAAGGGACAGGAGCATCAGAGCGGCTTACGACGAGCAATTCCATCCGGAGAGGGAG ATACCGTACACGCGTGTGGCGAATATGggcgagaggagaggggagtttAACAGACCGGAGGAGGACTACCATAGAGACTTTGACTACGACGGTCCGCGTTACTATCCCAATGGAGGGCCTCGCAATTACCACGGCGACGAGCACAGGGGTTACCACGACAACTCCCAGTTTGGGAACGTACGCAGGAACGGTCCCCCCTCTCGAAGA GAGGAGGGGTACCACTATTACCGGGGGGCCAGGGAGGATGTGCAGGGGGGCCGGCCAGAGTTCAG GCCCTCAGCCCGCGCGGGCCCCTCAGGCAGCGCACGCGCGCAGGGCTTCGGCCCCGGGCCCCGCAGCCTGGCCGCCGTGGTCCCCGAGGCGGCCGATGACAGTCTCATGCAGGCCATTCTCAACCTGGACCGCGG gGACGAGCGGGAGCAGTTCCGGCGGAAGGGCTCGTTCCCCCCCCAGCGGGACCGCTCCCCTCTGAGGCGGGacgtgcccccctccccccacagccgCTCCGGCTCCAGCGTCAGCAACCGCAGCTTCTCCCCCGAGAAGAAGGGCCTGTCGCTGCCCAAACTGCACAAGAGTG gtAAAGAGAGGGCTCCAGGTCAGCCTGTGACTTCCTCCAGAGACGGGTCTCCCCAGAGCTCTGTGTCCGTCTCAAAG GTGAGCGTGGAGAAGCCCAGCCGCCCTGTGGAGCCCCCCCTGCCAGACCCCCCCCTGCCGGAGCCCCAGAGGGAGAAGGCCGGGGAGACGCAGGAGAGGCCCAGCGAGGAGTCCGAGACGCCCGCACTGTTT GAGGAGATCCCGGGGTTGGAGGGGGACCAGGAGGAGCTCCCGCCCAGTAAAGACGACGCGGCCAAGGCCCTGGACACCCTGCAGGAGCGCCGCTCCAAGGCCATCGCTGCCAAGGCCCGGGAGATCGAGCAG gtGTTCCGGCAGGACTGCGAGACCTTCGGGATGGTGGTGAAGATGCTGGTGGCGAAGGACCCCGCGCTGGAGGGCCAGCTGCAGACCCCCCTGCGGGAGAACCTGGGGGAGATCCAGCAGCGCTGCCTGGAGGACCTCCGGCACTTCATCTCCGAGCTGGACGAGGTTCTGCAGCCCGAGCGCTCCGGCTGA
- the LOC133134817 gene encoding periphilin-1-like isoform X2, which produces MTLCVCPVQIPYTRVANMGERRGEFNRPEEDYHRDFDYDGPRYYPNGGPRNYHGDEHRGYHDNSQFGNVRRNGPPSRREEGYHYYRGAREDVQGGRPEFRPSARAGPSGSARAQGFGPGPRSLAAVVPEAADDSLMQAILNLDRGDEREQFRRKGSFPPQRDRSPLRRDVPPSPHSRSGSSVSNRSFSPEKKGLSLPKLHKSGKERAPGQPVTSSRDGSPQSSVSVSKVSVEKPSRPVEPPLPDPPLPEPQREKAGETQERPSEESETPALFEEIPGLEGDQEELPPSKDDAAKALDTLQERRSKAIAAKAREIEQVFRQDCETFGMVVKMLVAKDPALEGQLQTPLRENLGEIQQRCLEDLRHFISELDEVLQPERSG; this is translated from the exons ATGACTctttgtgtgtgccctgtgcagATACCGTACACGCGTGTGGCGAATATGggcgagaggagaggggagtttAACAGACCGGAGGAGGACTACCATAGAGACTTTGACTACGACGGTCCGCGTTACTATCCCAATGGAGGGCCTCGCAATTACCACGGCGACGAGCACAGGGGTTACCACGACAACTCCCAGTTTGGGAACGTACGCAGGAACGGTCCCCCCTCTCGAAGA GAGGAGGGGTACCACTATTACCGGGGGGCCAGGGAGGATGTGCAGGGGGGCCGGCCAGAGTTCAG GCCCTCAGCCCGCGCGGGCCCCTCAGGCAGCGCACGCGCGCAGGGCTTCGGCCCCGGGCCCCGCAGCCTGGCCGCCGTGGTCCCCGAGGCGGCCGATGACAGTCTCATGCAGGCCATTCTCAACCTGGACCGCGG gGACGAGCGGGAGCAGTTCCGGCGGAAGGGCTCGTTCCCCCCCCAGCGGGACCGCTCCCCTCTGAGGCGGGacgtgcccccctccccccacagccgCTCCGGCTCCAGCGTCAGCAACCGCAGCTTCTCCCCCGAGAAGAAGGGCCTGTCGCTGCCCAAACTGCACAAGAGTG gtAAAGAGAGGGCTCCAGGTCAGCCTGTGACTTCCTCCAGAGACGGGTCTCCCCAGAGCTCTGTGTCCGTCTCAAAG GTGAGCGTGGAGAAGCCCAGCCGCCCTGTGGAGCCCCCCCTGCCAGACCCCCCCCTGCCGGAGCCCCAGAGGGAGAAGGCCGGGGAGACGCAGGAGAGGCCCAGCGAGGAGTCCGAGACGCCCGCACTGTTT GAGGAGATCCCGGGGTTGGAGGGGGACCAGGAGGAGCTCCCGCCCAGTAAAGACGACGCGGCCAAGGCCCTGGACACCCTGCAGGAGCGCCGCTCCAAGGCCATCGCTGCCAAGGCCCGGGAGATCGAGCAG gtGTTCCGGCAGGACTGCGAGACCTTCGGGATGGTGGTGAAGATGCTGGTGGCGAAGGACCCCGCGCTGGAGGGCCAGCTGCAGACCCCCCTGCGGGAGAACCTGGGGGAGATCCAGCAGCGCTGCCTGGAGGACCTCCGGCACTTCATCTCCGAGCTGGACGAGGTTCTGCAGCCCGAGCGCTCCGGCTGA
- the LOC133134817 gene encoding periphilin-1-like isoform X3, with translation MIPYTRVANMGERRGEFNRPEEDYHRDFDYDGPRYYPNGGPRNYHGDEHRGYHDNSQFGNVRRNGPPSRREEGYHYYRGAREDVQGGRPEFRPSARAGPSGSARAQGFGPGPRSLAAVVPEAADDSLMQAILNLDRGDEREQFRRKGSFPPQRDRSPLRRDVPPSPHSRSGSSVSNRSFSPEKKGLSLPKLHKSGKERAPGQPVTSSRDGSPQSSVSVSKVSVEKPSRPVEPPLPDPPLPEPQREKAGETQERPSEESETPALFEEIPGLEGDQEELPPSKDDAAKALDTLQERRSKAIAAKAREIEQVFRQDCETFGMVVKMLVAKDPALEGQLQTPLRENLGEIQQRCLEDLRHFISELDEVLQPERSG, from the exons ATG ATACCGTACACGCGTGTGGCGAATATGggcgagaggagaggggagtttAACAGACCGGAGGAGGACTACCATAGAGACTTTGACTACGACGGTCCGCGTTACTATCCCAATGGAGGGCCTCGCAATTACCACGGCGACGAGCACAGGGGTTACCACGACAACTCCCAGTTTGGGAACGTACGCAGGAACGGTCCCCCCTCTCGAAGA GAGGAGGGGTACCACTATTACCGGGGGGCCAGGGAGGATGTGCAGGGGGGCCGGCCAGAGTTCAG GCCCTCAGCCCGCGCGGGCCCCTCAGGCAGCGCACGCGCGCAGGGCTTCGGCCCCGGGCCCCGCAGCCTGGCCGCCGTGGTCCCCGAGGCGGCCGATGACAGTCTCATGCAGGCCATTCTCAACCTGGACCGCGG gGACGAGCGGGAGCAGTTCCGGCGGAAGGGCTCGTTCCCCCCCCAGCGGGACCGCTCCCCTCTGAGGCGGGacgtgcccccctccccccacagccgCTCCGGCTCCAGCGTCAGCAACCGCAGCTTCTCCCCCGAGAAGAAGGGCCTGTCGCTGCCCAAACTGCACAAGAGTG gtAAAGAGAGGGCTCCAGGTCAGCCTGTGACTTCCTCCAGAGACGGGTCTCCCCAGAGCTCTGTGTCCGTCTCAAAG GTGAGCGTGGAGAAGCCCAGCCGCCCTGTGGAGCCCCCCCTGCCAGACCCCCCCCTGCCGGAGCCCCAGAGGGAGAAGGCCGGGGAGACGCAGGAGAGGCCCAGCGAGGAGTCCGAGACGCCCGCACTGTTT GAGGAGATCCCGGGGTTGGAGGGGGACCAGGAGGAGCTCCCGCCCAGTAAAGACGACGCGGCCAAGGCCCTGGACACCCTGCAGGAGCGCCGCTCCAAGGCCATCGCTGCCAAGGCCCGGGAGATCGAGCAG gtGTTCCGGCAGGACTGCGAGACCTTCGGGATGGTGGTGAAGATGCTGGTGGCGAAGGACCCCGCGCTGGAGGGCCAGCTGCAGACCCCCCTGCGGGAGAACCTGGGGGAGATCCAGCAGCGCTGCCTGGAGGACCTCCGGCACTTCATCTCCGAGCTGGACGAGGTTCTGCAGCCCGAGCGCTCCGGCTGA
- the LOC133134817 gene encoding periphilin-1-like isoform X4 — MTYRRDRSIRAAYDEQFHPEREIPYTRVANMGERRGEFNRPEEDYHRDFDYDGPRYYPNGGPRNYHGDEHRGYHDNSQFGNVRRNGPPSRREEGYHYYRGAREDVQGGRPEFRDEREQFRRKGSFPPQRDRSPLRRDVPPSPHSRSGSSVSNRSFSPEKKGLSLPKLHKSGKERAPGQPVTSSRDGSPQSSVSVSKVSVEKPSRPVEPPLPDPPLPEPQREKAGETQERPSEESETPALFEEIPGLEGDQEELPPSKDDAAKALDTLQERRSKAIAAKAREIEQVFRQDCETFGMVVKMLVAKDPALEGQLQTPLRENLGEIQQRCLEDLRHFISELDEVLQPERSG; from the exons a tgaCGTACAGAAGGGACAGGAGCATCAGAGCGGCTTACGACGAGCAATTCCATCCGGAGAGGGAG ATACCGTACACGCGTGTGGCGAATATGggcgagaggagaggggagtttAACAGACCGGAGGAGGACTACCATAGAGACTTTGACTACGACGGTCCGCGTTACTATCCCAATGGAGGGCCTCGCAATTACCACGGCGACGAGCACAGGGGTTACCACGACAACTCCCAGTTTGGGAACGTACGCAGGAACGGTCCCCCCTCTCGAAGA GAGGAGGGGTACCACTATTACCGGGGGGCCAGGGAGGATGTGCAGGGGGGCCGGCCAGAGTTCAG gGACGAGCGGGAGCAGTTCCGGCGGAAGGGCTCGTTCCCCCCCCAGCGGGACCGCTCCCCTCTGAGGCGGGacgtgcccccctccccccacagccgCTCCGGCTCCAGCGTCAGCAACCGCAGCTTCTCCCCCGAGAAGAAGGGCCTGTCGCTGCCCAAACTGCACAAGAGTG gtAAAGAGAGGGCTCCAGGTCAGCCTGTGACTTCCTCCAGAGACGGGTCTCCCCAGAGCTCTGTGTCCGTCTCAAAG GTGAGCGTGGAGAAGCCCAGCCGCCCTGTGGAGCCCCCCCTGCCAGACCCCCCCCTGCCGGAGCCCCAGAGGGAGAAGGCCGGGGAGACGCAGGAGAGGCCCAGCGAGGAGTCCGAGACGCCCGCACTGTTT GAGGAGATCCCGGGGTTGGAGGGGGACCAGGAGGAGCTCCCGCCCAGTAAAGACGACGCGGCCAAGGCCCTGGACACCCTGCAGGAGCGCCGCTCCAAGGCCATCGCTGCCAAGGCCCGGGAGATCGAGCAG gtGTTCCGGCAGGACTGCGAGACCTTCGGGATGGTGGTGAAGATGCTGGTGGCGAAGGACCCCGCGCTGGAGGGCCAGCTGCAGACCCCCCTGCGGGAGAACCTGGGGGAGATCCAGCAGCGCTGCCTGGAGGACCTCCGGCACTTCATCTCCGAGCTGGACGAGGTTCTGCAGCCCGAGCGCTCCGGCTGA